From one Nitrosococcus halophilus Nc 4 genomic stretch:
- the lpdA gene encoding dihydrolipoyl dehydrogenase, producing the protein MSERYDVVIIGAGPAGYVAAIRCAQLGLRTACIDKWLSPEGKPSLGGTCLNAGCVSSKALLDSSELYQRAQTEFAEHGIKAAQVSVDLAAMQARKTRLVHRLTANIATLFEDYQIQWLPGHGRLLENNQVEFTPHEADGPQMLAAKNVILASGSRPMELEAAPIDGERIVDSTGALSFQEVPRRLGIIGAGVIGVELGSIWSRLGAKVTLLEARDGFLPMVDKAISQEAHKRFKQQGLDVRLGARVVSTRVTSKQVTVHYQIGEEDHELKVDKLIVAVGRQPYSEHLFALETGLLLDERGFIHVDEYGATNLPGVYAIGDVVRGPMLAHKGSQEGIAVAEAIAQGKETTVKRDNIPWVIYTEPEISWAGRTEEALRDAGIEVRVGTFPFAASARANAMDGTEGLVKVVADANTDQLLGVHIIGPWASELIAEAVLAMEFAASSEDLARTIHAYPSLAEALHEAALDVDNRAIHVAGR; encoded by the coding sequence ATGTCTGAACGCTACGATGTTGTGATCATTGGTGCCGGGCCGGCAGGTTATGTGGCGGCTATCCGGTGTGCCCAGCTTGGCCTGCGGACTGCTTGTATCGACAAGTGGCTCTCCCCGGAGGGAAAACCGTCTTTAGGCGGGACCTGCCTTAATGCGGGCTGTGTTTCATCCAAGGCCTTGTTGGATTCTTCGGAGCTTTACCAACGGGCCCAAACGGAGTTTGCAGAACACGGAATCAAAGCCGCCCAAGTAAGCGTAGACCTTGCAGCCATGCAGGCCCGCAAGACCCGCCTGGTCCACCGCCTTACGGCCAATATTGCCACCCTCTTTGAGGATTATCAGATTCAATGGCTTCCGGGGCATGGTCGGCTATTGGAAAATAATCAGGTGGAGTTCACGCCCCATGAAGCTGATGGCCCTCAGATGCTAGCAGCGAAGAATGTCATTCTAGCCAGTGGTTCCCGGCCCATGGAGTTGGAAGCTGCCCCCATTGATGGAGAGCGGATTGTTGACTCCACAGGGGCTTTGTCATTCCAGGAAGTTCCGCGGCGTTTAGGCATTATCGGCGCTGGGGTCATTGGGGTAGAGCTGGGCAGTATCTGGTCCCGGCTCGGGGCAAAGGTGACTCTGCTTGAAGCCCGGGATGGGTTTTTGCCCATGGTGGATAAGGCGATTTCCCAGGAGGCCCATAAGCGATTCAAACAGCAAGGGCTAGATGTTCGTTTAGGGGCTCGGGTCGTTTCTACCCGGGTGACTTCAAAGCAGGTGACGGTGCATTATCAGATCGGAGAAGAGGACCACGAGCTTAAGGTAGATAAACTGATCGTGGCCGTAGGGCGCCAACCCTATTCTGAACACCTTTTTGCCCTGGAAACGGGGTTGCTGTTAGACGAAAGGGGGTTTATCCATGTGGATGAATATGGCGCCACCAACCTGCCTGGGGTCTATGCCATAGGAGACGTGGTGCGGGGTCCCATGCTTGCTCATAAGGGCTCCCAGGAAGGAATTGCCGTGGCAGAGGCGATTGCCCAGGGCAAGGAAACCACCGTGAAACGGGATAATATTCCGTGGGTGATCTACACGGAACCGGAAATTTCCTGGGCCGGGCGCACTGAGGAAGCCTTACGGGATGCGGGTATTGAAGTCCGGGTGGGGACCTTCCCCTTTGCAGCCTCTGCCCGCGCCAATGCGATGGATGGTACGGAAGGTTTGGTCAAAGTGGTGGCGGATGCCAATACCGATCAGCTTCTGGGTGTCCACATTATTGGGCCTTGGGCCTCGGAGTTGATTGCCGAGGCGGTGCTGGCCATGGAATTTGCGGCCAGCAGCGAAGATTTGGCGCGGACTATTCATGCCTATCCCAGTTTAGCGGAAGCGTTACACGAAGCGGCCCTGGATGTAGACAACCGCGCTATCCATGTGGCGGGGCGTTAG
- a CDS encoding pyridoxamine 5'-phosphate oxidase family protein has product MQHTDDLYFILEHAWRLLQQGYQNPASRLRTPVLATSGLDGQANARTVVLRRVEPEKRKLFINTDCRSPKYHELLADPRGTLVFFDPETETQLRIYTEIRIHQHNELTHRAWNELPAGGRQIYKTTAPPGKVAPAPTSGLPMPESTHGSMDESSHPGYENFVVLEAIAKHLDWLCFSEQGHRRAGFTWDQEGLLHASWRYP; this is encoded by the coding sequence ATGCAGCACACCGACGATTTATATTTCATCCTTGAACATGCCTGGCGGCTCCTGCAGCAAGGATATCAAAATCCTGCATCACGGCTACGCACCCCGGTGCTCGCCACCTCTGGCCTAGATGGGCAAGCTAATGCCAGAACGGTGGTGCTGCGCCGGGTGGAGCCAGAGAAAAGAAAACTTTTCATCAATACTGATTGCCGCTCGCCTAAGTACCACGAACTTCTTGCTGATCCGAGGGGAACTTTGGTTTTTTTCGATCCGGAAACGGAAACACAACTTCGAATTTATACCGAAATCCGAATTCATCAGCATAACGAGCTCACGCATCGAGCCTGGAACGAGCTACCAGCCGGTGGCCGGCAAATTTATAAAACCACGGCCCCCCCAGGTAAAGTAGCGCCGGCACCCACCTCGGGTTTGCCAATGCCAGAGAGCACCCATGGCTCTATGGATGAAAGCAGTCACCCAGGATATGAAAACTTCGTGGTGCTGGAAGCGATAGCCAAACATCTAGACTGGCTTTGTTTCTCCGAACAGGGACACCGCCGCGCTGGCTTTACCTGGGACCAGGAAGGCCTGCTCCACGCCTCGTGGCGATATCCCTAA
- a CDS encoding cytochrome-c peroxidase yields MQKKFTLSFCAFLLASTPLHSVTSHELSPSPRGSNFYNNLASFPLLLTHTPTYSHSHHGLPAPTADSDFYDHGTPAPTKVQLGKFLFFDKILSGNRNISCATCHHPLAATGDGLSLPVGEGGQGLGITRNTGLGDDAIYERVPRNATPLFNLGATSMTAMFHDGRVEVNLQATSGFHTPAGDDLPVGILDNVLAAQAMFPVTSAAEMAGQPGENSIADAAAADNLAGSGGVWEQLAERLKANAEYVRLFGEAFDLTAEEITYAHAANAIAAFEAVAWRADNSPFDRYLRGNKKAMSWEAIQGMMLFYGKADCSSCHSGIFQTDMQYHAIAMPQIGPGKGDGAEGHEDFGRERVTDDPADRYRFRTPPLRNVVITGPWGHDGAYNTLEGIIRHHLDPVTALLTYDCPEEAKLPFREDLDFLDCQVQNDTSKVNQIAAANELPLRELSDEEVSHLLAFLHALTDPASLDLRHDVPSHVPSGLTLVE; encoded by the coding sequence ATGCAAAAAAAATTTACCTTGTCTTTCTGCGCTTTTTTATTGGCAAGCACACCGCTCCATTCGGTCACCAGCCATGAATTATCCCCCTCTCCAAGGGGCTCTAACTTTTATAATAACCTGGCCTCATTTCCACTTTTATTAACCCACACCCCCACCTATTCCCACTCCCATCATGGATTACCCGCCCCGACGGCTGACTCTGATTTTTATGACCATGGCACACCTGCTCCAACCAAAGTCCAACTGGGAAAATTTTTATTCTTCGACAAAATTCTAAGCGGGAACCGAAATATTTCCTGTGCCACCTGCCACCATCCTCTAGCGGCTACGGGTGATGGCCTATCTCTCCCGGTTGGCGAAGGAGGACAAGGGTTAGGGATTACCCGGAATACCGGCTTGGGGGATGACGCTATTTATGAGCGCGTTCCTCGGAATGCTACCCCGCTTTTTAATTTAGGTGCCACCTCTATGACGGCGATGTTCCATGACGGGCGGGTAGAAGTGAACCTCCAAGCAACCAGCGGCTTCCATACCCCGGCGGGTGATGATTTGCCCGTGGGAATCCTAGACAATGTGCTGGCTGCTCAAGCCATGTTTCCGGTGACCTCCGCTGCGGAAATGGCGGGACAACCGGGTGAAAATTCCATTGCCGATGCGGCGGCTGCAGACAACTTAGCCGGATCGGGCGGCGTTTGGGAACAGCTCGCCGAGCGGTTAAAAGCCAACGCAGAATATGTTCGGCTGTTTGGCGAAGCCTTTGACCTGACTGCCGAGGAAATCACCTACGCCCATGCCGCTAACGCGATTGCGGCCTTTGAAGCGGTCGCATGGCGGGCGGATAACAGTCCCTTTGATCGTTACTTGCGGGGTAATAAGAAGGCGATGAGCTGGGAAGCCATTCAGGGCATGATGCTATTTTATGGAAAGGCAGACTGCTCCAGTTGTCACAGCGGAATTTTTCAAACCGATATGCAATACCACGCCATTGCTATGCCCCAGATCGGCCCAGGCAAGGGCGACGGCGCGGAGGGTCATGAAGATTTTGGGCGGGAGCGGGTAACGGACGATCCTGCCGACCGTTACCGTTTTCGTACTCCTCCCCTGCGTAATGTGGTCATTACCGGCCCCTGGGGGCATGACGGAGCCTATAACACTCTGGAAGGCATAATTCGCCATCACCTGGATCCAGTCACTGCCCTCCTCACTTACGACTGTCCAGAAGAGGCTAAATTGCCTTTCCGTGAGGATCTGGATTTCCTGGATTGCCAGGTACAAAACGATACTAGCAAAGTCAATCAGATTGCCGCCGCCAACGAACTCCCCTTAAGAGAATTAAGCGATGAAGAAGTCAGCCATCTTCTAGCATTTCTCCATGCTTTAACGGACCCTGCCAGCCTCGATCTTCGCCATGATGTTCCCAGTCACGTTCCCAGTGGCTTAACCCTTGTGGAGTAA
- a CDS encoding hemolysin family protein, producing the protein MNVTTFAVFVFLITANALYVAAEFAAVGVRRSQIQKLAENGHWLAKGLLPIIEDTARLDRYIAASQIGITLSSLILGAYGQATLGQELALLLALFGDMEPLAAQSTAAMVVLVLLTGLQVVFGELVPKSLALQYPVQLALYTYLPMRWSLKLYSGFIAFLNGSGIVLLRALGVRHSRHRHVHSPEEIDMLIAESREVGLLKLHEQQRLHQALYLSRRTARQLMVPRRFVAIVDTKTPPQQLFQIVVESPFSSLPVYQGSLDNIIGMIHTKDVTAHFAEHRALPTVAQAMRPAISVLDKVTGDRLLAIMRQRHSRKLIVVDEYGTMQGLVTLDDMLIALTGGVAEESKEEYAQPEYLPDGRVRLPGLLRVEETVLWTGLPWHSQANTVAGHITSMLERIPEPGERVMIDGLEVEIEELDGPAIRSVLVKANPPVESPTPENED; encoded by the coding sequence ATGAATGTGACGACTTTTGCCGTATTTGTATTCCTTATTACCGCTAACGCCCTCTACGTTGCCGCGGAATTCGCCGCTGTAGGGGTGCGCCGTAGCCAGATTCAAAAGCTTGCCGAAAATGGTCATTGGTTGGCGAAGGGGCTGTTACCCATCATTGAGGATACAGCCCGCCTCGATCGCTATATCGCCGCTAGCCAAATTGGAATCACCCTCTCAAGCCTGATTTTAGGCGCCTATGGCCAGGCCACCCTGGGCCAGGAGCTAGCGCTCCTGTTGGCACTGTTCGGGGACATGGAACCCCTTGCAGCCCAGTCAACGGCAGCGATGGTCGTGTTGGTGCTGCTCACCGGGCTGCAAGTCGTCTTCGGTGAACTGGTACCCAAATCACTAGCCCTTCAGTATCCGGTTCAACTTGCCCTCTATACCTATTTGCCTATGCGCTGGTCGCTGAAGCTCTATAGCGGCTTTATCGCTTTCCTTAACGGTAGTGGTATCGTTTTGCTACGGGCACTAGGCGTTCGACACTCGCGGCACCGGCATGTTCACTCTCCCGAGGAAATTGATATGCTCATCGCTGAGAGCCGGGAAGTGGGACTGCTCAAACTCCATGAGCAACAGCGTTTGCACCAAGCGTTATATCTAAGCCGGCGCACTGCCCGGCAATTGATGGTACCCCGCCGGTTTGTCGCTATCGTGGATACAAAAACCCCACCTCAACAACTCTTTCAAATTGTGGTTGAATCCCCTTTCTCCAGCCTCCCCGTCTACCAGGGCTCGTTAGACAATATTATTGGCATGATCCACACCAAGGATGTCACCGCCCACTTTGCCGAGCATAGGGCGCTACCCACCGTAGCTCAAGCCATGCGTCCTGCCATCAGCGTGCTTGATAAGGTGACCGGTGACCGTCTGCTTGCCATTATGCGGCAACGCCATTCCCGCAAACTTATTGTCGTGGATGAATATGGCACGATGCAGGGTTTGGTAACTCTAGATGATATGCTCATCGCCCTCACCGGGGGGGTAGCAGAAGAATCCAAGGAAGAATACGCCCAACCGGAATACCTTCCAGATGGACGAGTTCGGCTGCCCGGTCTGCTCCGGGTAGAGGAAACCGTACTTTGGACAGGCCTGCCTTGGCACAGCCAAGCCAACACGGTAGCAGGTCATATCACCTCCATGCTGGAACGAATTCCCGAGCCCGGCGAGCGAGTCATGATTGATGGGCTAGAGGTGGAAATCGAGGAGCTAGATGGCCCAGCTATCCGCTCCGTTCTGGTCAAAGCCAACCCGCCCGTTGAATCTCCTACTCCCGAAAACGAGGACTAG
- the odhB gene encoding 2-oxoglutarate dehydrogenase complex dihydrolipoyllysine-residue succinyltransferase: MGIEVRVPRLPESVTEAVVGDWHKKPGDRVRRDETLLDLETEKVVLDVPAPGDGVLQEVRKEKGATVGSEEILGIIEPAEVSEKETPEAPAGGAKAASEEKTETEASAQAPSAKRSAPPPPPKEAEEEELPPLSPAVRRLIREYQLDPREIPATGKDGRLTKTDVVRFLQSEELVTAPTAPEPAPPPEAKPAAVPKAEGYGVRREAMSRLRQRIAERMLESQQTTAALTTFNEVNMQEVMRLRHRHRDAFEKRYGVRLGLMSFFIKACIEALKRHPIVNATIHGNDILYYQYYHIGIAVATPRGLVVPVLRDADHLNFADIETQITDFAQRARNGQLTIEELTGGTFTITNGGVFGSLLSTPILNPPQSAILGMHKVEDRPVAENGEVKIRPMMYVALSYDHRLIDGKDAVQFLVAVKEALEDPVRLLLEV, translated from the coding sequence ATGGGGATAGAGGTGCGGGTACCGAGACTGCCCGAATCGGTGACGGAGGCTGTGGTCGGGGATTGGCACAAAAAACCCGGAGACCGCGTACGGCGGGATGAAACGTTGTTGGATCTTGAAACCGAGAAGGTGGTACTAGATGTGCCTGCTCCCGGTGATGGGGTTTTGCAAGAGGTGAGAAAAGAAAAAGGCGCCACCGTAGGTAGTGAAGAAATACTGGGAATCATTGAGCCCGCCGAGGTAAGCGAAAAAGAGACTCCAGAAGCCCCGGCAGGCGGCGCCAAGGCTGCCAGCGAAGAAAAAACGGAAACCGAAGCCAGTGCCCAGGCCCCTTCCGCGAAGAGGAGCGCACCCCCGCCCCCTCCTAAAGAGGCTGAAGAAGAGGAACTGCCGCCCTTAAGTCCAGCCGTTCGCCGCTTGATTAGGGAGTATCAGCTAGATCCGCGGGAGATCCCGGCTACGGGCAAGGATGGTCGTTTGACGAAAACCGATGTGGTCCGGTTTCTCCAATCGGAAGAGCTGGTCACCGCCCCTACTGCACCGGAACCAGCACCGCCGCCTGAAGCAAAGCCTGCGGCGGTTCCAAAAGCAGAAGGCTATGGCGTTCGGCGGGAAGCCATGAGCCGGTTGCGGCAACGGATTGCCGAGCGGATGCTTGAATCCCAACAAACCACGGCGGCCTTGACCACCTTTAACGAGGTCAACATGCAAGAGGTGATGAGACTGCGTCATCGCCACCGGGATGCCTTTGAAAAACGTTATGGGGTACGGCTCGGTCTGATGTCTTTCTTTATTAAGGCGTGTATCGAAGCTTTAAAGCGCCACCCCATCGTTAACGCTACTATCCATGGCAACGATATTCTGTATTATCAGTATTATCATATTGGCATTGCTGTGGCGACGCCTCGCGGCTTGGTGGTTCCCGTACTTCGGGACGCGGATCATCTCAATTTTGCCGACATTGAAACCCAAATCACGGACTTTGCCCAGCGGGCCCGCAACGGCCAGCTAACCATTGAAGAACTGACCGGGGGGACTTTTACCATTACTAACGGTGGGGTGTTCGGCTCCCTGTTATCGACCCCCATATTGAATCCGCCCCAGAGCGCCATTTTGGGGATGCATAAGGTTGAAGATCGGCCCGTGGCGGAAAATGGCGAAGTTAAGATTCGACCGATGATGTATGTGGCGCTCTCCTATGATCACCGCCTTATCGATGGCAAGGATGCAGTCCAGTTTTTGGTGGCAGTCAAAGAAGCCCTAGAAGATCCCGTACGGCTATTGCTTGAAGTGTGA
- a CDS encoding MBL fold metallo-hydrolase RNA specificity domain-containing protein, whose translation MQIQFLGAAGEVTGSCHLVQVGEKKILLDCGLIQGRPKDEARNREPFPFDPETIDAVVLSHAHIDHSGRLPLLIKSGYSGPVYTHRATADLCRTMLRDAGFLSEKDAEWENRKRERKGLPLVEPLFTIQDVEAALGQFKELDYGRQQTILPGVSIRLSDAGHILGSAVTELWLSQNGQVRKLVYSGDLGRSGMPILADPTPIQDADLVVMESTYGNRLHRTWVQTLTELKGIFNDTLTNGKGNILIPAFAVGRTQEILYLFAKYYEEWGLERWYIFLDSPMAAEATDTYARNSQLFDRESSEMWRRHQEHSLLPNLRFTRTAQESMQLNKIRSGAIIIAGSGMCDGGRIKHHLKHNAWRKDCHIIITGYQASGTLGRSLVDGAKYIKLWGETIRVAASVHTVGGLSAHADQAGLMNWYAHFQGRPPLVLVHGEAVAAEGLAKRLREDLAAPVRIAQPASQMDLGHLGNFIGSPEK comes from the coding sequence TTGCAAATTCAGTTTTTGGGCGCAGCCGGCGAGGTGACCGGCTCTTGTCATCTGGTCCAGGTGGGGGAGAAGAAAATATTACTCGACTGCGGCCTGATCCAGGGTAGGCCTAAGGATGAGGCCCGCAACCGGGAGCCGTTCCCTTTCGATCCTGAAACCATCGACGCCGTGGTGCTAAGCCACGCCCACATTGATCATTCAGGCCGGCTTCCGCTGCTTATTAAGTCAGGTTATTCCGGTCCCGTATACACCCACCGGGCAACAGCAGATTTATGCCGTACCATGTTGAGGGACGCAGGCTTTCTAAGTGAGAAAGATGCCGAATGGGAAAACCGTAAGCGTGAGCGCAAGGGTTTGCCGTTGGTGGAACCCCTCTTTACGATACAAGATGTGGAAGCAGCCTTGGGGCAGTTCAAGGAGCTAGACTATGGTCGGCAGCAGACCATCTTACCGGGGGTGTCCATCCGGTTATCCGACGCCGGGCATATCTTAGGATCAGCCGTCACCGAGTTATGGCTGAGTCAAAATGGGCAAGTGCGGAAGCTGGTCTACAGCGGCGATTTAGGCCGTTCTGGCATGCCCATACTAGCGGACCCTACCCCGATCCAAGATGCTGATCTGGTGGTCATGGAAAGTACTTATGGCAACCGCCTGCACCGCACTTGGGTCCAGACCCTGACAGAGCTAAAAGGGATATTCAACGATACCCTCACAAACGGCAAGGGGAATATTCTCATCCCCGCCTTTGCGGTCGGGCGGACCCAGGAAATCCTGTATTTATTCGCCAAATACTATGAAGAGTGGGGGTTGGAGCGCTGGTATATTTTTTTGGACAGCCCTATGGCCGCTGAAGCCACGGATACCTATGCCCGCAATAGCCAACTCTTCGACCGGGAGTCGAGTGAAATGTGGCGGCGTCACCAGGAACACTCCCTCTTACCCAACTTGCGTTTTACCCGTACCGCGCAAGAGTCCATGCAGCTTAATAAGATTCGTTCCGGAGCCATCATTATTGCCGGTAGTGGCATGTGCGATGGCGGGCGTATCAAGCACCACCTCAAGCACAATGCCTGGCGCAAGGATTGCCATATCATCATCACCGGCTATCAGGCCTCTGGCACGCTGGGCCGGTCCCTCGTGGACGGTGCCAAATATATTAAGCTTTGGGGTGAGACTATCCGGGTGGCCGCAAGCGTACACACGGTGGGGGGATTATCGGCCCATGCGGATCAGGCGGGCCTCATGAATTGGTATGCCCACTTCCAGGGGCGTCCACCCCTGGTTCTCGTGCACGGTGAAGCGGTGGCTGCGGAAGGGCTTGCCAAGCGCCTGCGGGAAGACTTGGCTGCTCCGGTGAGGATAGCCCAGCCCGCCTCTCAGATGGATCTTGGGCATCTAGGTAATTTTATCGGGAGTCCAGAGAAATAA
- a CDS encoding glycine zipper family protein produces the protein MSALVRASALLSFFFAIILAATGCAGPRPILYPNPHLRSVGQEVAEQDIAECRAMAEAAGATPGKGKAGETVENSAVGAGMGAASGAVGGAVVGAAGSGAAIGAASGAAAGLLRSLFGASRPSQAYIDFVNQCLRERGYKPVGWE, from the coding sequence ATGAGTGCTCTAGTAAGAGCAAGTGCTTTGCTTTCGTTCTTTTTTGCCATAATCTTAGCAGCGACGGGCTGTGCCGGACCACGGCCGATCTTGTATCCTAACCCTCATCTTAGGAGTGTTGGTCAAGAAGTCGCGGAACAGGATATTGCCGAATGTCGCGCTATGGCTGAGGCTGCCGGGGCCACGCCTGGAAAAGGTAAGGCTGGAGAAACAGTGGAAAATTCGGCGGTAGGTGCAGGGATGGGCGCGGCCTCTGGGGCTGTCGGCGGTGCTGTGGTAGGCGCTGCGGGAAGTGGTGCGGCAATTGGGGCTGCTAGCGGTGCTGCGGCCGGTCTATTGCGTAGCCTATTTGGTGCTTCAAGACCTAGTCAGGCGTACATTGATTTTGTCAATCAATGTTTAAGAGAGCGGGGGTATAAACCTGTGGGCTGGGAATAG
- a CDS encoding hemolysin family protein gives MEWWIPVMIIVLLILLNGIFVAAEFAIIGVPRAAIERRAVAGESSAALVQAILRDPLQQDRYIATAQLGITLASLGLGMYGEPILAHWFAEGLEGLGTSRWIAAHTVASVLAISILTYFHIVLGEMVPKSLALMHAEGTALWITRPMRWTKFATYPLVITLNSLGTAILRAMGIERRLTSGHYHTAEELQLIVEESEESGVLNPEAGQMLRELLELRERTAEEVMVPRVHVTGIPLGASPEELTAIITNTHHTRYPVFEGTLDQIIGLIHIKDVLRLLVANHSLRKEDLRPLSFVPETALVDAVLAAMRRAHTHMVVVIDEYGGTSGIVSIEDLCEEVVGEIEEEPGTSVAAFVDAQGNLHVPGIWRLDEVGEQLGMELSHEEVDTLGGLVLHLLGREPAVGDTVTYEDIHITVTALEGHGIKWCVLVPPPS, from the coding sequence ATGGAATGGTGGATACCGGTGATGATCATTGTCTTGCTCATCCTCTTAAACGGCATCTTTGTGGCGGCGGAGTTTGCCATCATTGGGGTACCTCGGGCCGCCATCGAGCGTCGCGCGGTTGCTGGAGAATCTAGCGCAGCCCTAGTACAAGCCATCCTCCGGGACCCGCTACAGCAAGACCGCTACATTGCTACCGCCCAACTCGGGATTACCCTCGCCAGCTTAGGGCTTGGTATGTACGGCGAACCCATCCTCGCCCATTGGTTTGCCGAAGGGTTGGAGGGGCTGGGCACCTCCCGCTGGATTGCCGCCCATACCGTGGCCAGCGTACTGGCCATCAGTATCTTGACCTACTTCCATATTGTCCTAGGTGAAATGGTGCCCAAATCCCTTGCCCTGATGCATGCCGAAGGCACCGCCCTCTGGATTACCCGCCCCATGCGCTGGACCAAGTTCGCCACTTATCCCTTGGTCATCACCCTAAACAGCTTAGGCACTGCTATTCTGCGGGCCATGGGGATTGAGCGCCGGCTCACCAGCGGCCACTACCATACCGCAGAAGAATTACAGCTGATTGTAGAAGAAAGTGAAGAAAGCGGCGTTCTTAACCCGGAAGCAGGGCAAATGCTGCGCGAGTTACTGGAACTCCGGGAGCGGACGGCCGAGGAGGTGATGGTACCACGGGTCCATGTCACCGGCATCCCCCTAGGTGCCTCTCCCGAAGAATTAACGGCGATCATCACCAACACCCACCACACCCGCTATCCAGTATTCGAGGGGACCCTAGACCAGATCATCGGCCTAATCCATATCAAAGACGTGCTGCGCCTGCTTGTCGCCAACCACTCCTTACGGAAGGAGGACCTCCGGCCTCTTTCCTTCGTTCCCGAAACCGCCCTTGTAGACGCCGTGTTAGCGGCAATGCGCCGGGCCCATACCCATATGGTGGTGGTCATTGACGAGTATGGCGGCACCTCGGGGATCGTCTCAATCGAGGATCTCTGCGAAGAAGTGGTAGGTGAAATCGAAGAAGAACCTGGCACCTCAGTGGCTGCCTTTGTCGATGCCCAAGGTAACTTGCATGTACCCGGCATCTGGCGTCTGGACGAAGTTGGTGAGCAATTAGGTATGGAACTCTCCCATGAGGAAGTGGACACCCTAGGGGGGCTGGTACTGCACTTGCTCGGCCGCGAACCCGCCGTGGGCGATACCGTCACTTACGAGGACATTCATATTACCGTGACGGCCTTGGAGGGCCATGGGATAAAATGGTGTGTATTGGTTCCCCCCCCATCCTGA
- a CDS encoding metal-dependent hydrolase produces MDIVTQGLLGAVVAQSATRSSQVRLAAAVGFVAGLLADADVFIRSAEDPLLTLEYHRQFTHSLLFVPIGGLIAAVLLWPFLRRRLNFGRLYGLATLGYLPSGLLDACTSYGTQLFWPVLETRIAWSLIAVVDPLFTGVLAIALGWSLFKSTPVAARLGLGLTLLYLLLGLVQQERVETRVATLAESRGHRIERLEAKPTLGNLILWRTIYESKGRFYVDAVRVGILSEPRIYRGGATERFTPKQLEGLQPGSLLAQDIERFTRFSDGFIAQHPEQPNILGDVRYAMLPTQLIPLWGIELDLTQQNQHVRFRTFRQLDEATRDAFLDMLLGRSINSSAPISAEEIPLE; encoded by the coding sequence ATGGACATTGTAACCCAAGGCCTGCTAGGAGCGGTAGTCGCCCAATCGGCTACCCGCTCATCCCAGGTGCGTTTGGCTGCCGCAGTGGGGTTTGTGGCCGGGCTACTGGCCGATGCGGATGTTTTTATCCGCTCTGCGGAGGATCCCCTCCTGACCTTGGAATACCATCGCCAGTTCACCCACTCCCTCCTGTTTGTCCCCATTGGCGGTCTGATTGCTGCGGTGCTGCTCTGGCCATTCCTGCGGCGACGCCTCAATTTTGGGCGGCTGTATGGCCTGGCCACGCTCGGCTACCTCCCAAGTGGCCTTCTGGATGCCTGCACCAGCTATGGGACACAGCTTTTCTGGCCGGTGTTGGAAACCCGGATCGCCTGGAGTCTAATTGCGGTCGTCGATCCCCTGTTTACGGGAGTGCTGGCTATCGCTCTAGGATGGAGCCTCTTCAAATCCACGCCCGTAGCGGCCCGTCTGGGACTGGGTCTTACCCTCCTCTATCTACTGCTTGGCCTTGTCCAACAGGAGCGTGTAGAAACCCGGGTAGCCACCCTTGCTGAAAGCCGAGGTCATCGGATTGAGCGGTTGGAAGCCAAGCCCACCCTGGGCAACCTCATCCTGTGGCGCACTATCTACGAGAGCAAGGGGCGATTTTATGTGGATGCGGTGCGCGTTGGCATCCTTAGCGAGCCGCGTATCTACCGGGGCGGCGCTACTGAACGCTTTACCCCGAAACAGCTTGAGGGACTTCAGCCCGGCTCCCTATTGGCCCAAGACATCGAGCGGTTTACCCGGTTCTCAGATGGATTTATAGCCCAGCATCCGGAACAGCCCAATATACTTGGTGATGTCCGCTATGCCATGCTGCCCACTCAGCTTATTCCCCTGTGGGGCATTGAACTGGACCTTACACAGCAAAATCAACATGTCCGTTTTCGCACCTTCCGCCAATTGGACGAGGCCACGCGGGACGCCTTCCTAGATATGCTGTTAGGACGATCCATCAATAGCTCAGCCCCCATCTCGGCAGAAGAGATTCCCCTTGAGTGA